The region TCCGGGATTGTCCGGCAAATGGGTTCCAGGCGCTCGCCGGCTACTTTTGGACGCAGAGGACGCAGAGGACGCAGAGGACGCAGAGGACGCGAAGGTTACGCGGAGGGCGCGGAGCTTAGCTTTGCCAGCAGCGGCTCAAGGGCTGCCAGGTCGATCGGTTTTGTCAGGTGTTCGTCGAAGCCGGCCTCGGCGGACCTGCGGCGGTCGTCGGCGCTACCCCAGCCGGTGACGGCGATCAGCACGGTGCGGGCGAAACGCGGGTCCGCGCGCAGCTGCCGGGCGACCTGGTAGCCGCTGATGCCGGGCAGGCCGATGTCCAGCAGCACGACGTCGGGACGGAAGGCCTCGGCCGCCGCCTGCACGTCCTCGCCGGTGAAGACGGTCTTCGTGCTGCGGCCCGTCATTTCCAGCACCGTGGCCAGCGTTTCCGCGGCGTCCTCGTTGTCGTCCACCACCAGCACCTTCATGCCGCCGGCGGGCGCGGCAGCCACCGGCTCCTGCGGCTCGGCCACCGGCGCGGCGCGCAGCAGGCAGGGGATGCGGATGGTGAAGCGGCTGCCCTGGCCGGGGCCGTCGCTGTGCGCCGTGACGGTGCCGCGGTGCAGCTCGACCAGGCTGCGCACCAGGTACAGGCCGATGCCCAATCCGCCCTGCGCGCGGTCGAGCGTGCGGCCCACCTGCGTGAAGAGGGAGAACACGGTTTCCAGCATCTCGGGCGGGATGCCGACGCCGTCGTCGCTCACCTCGATCACCGCGGCGCCGCCCTCCTGCCGCGCCTCGAGCTTCACGTGGCCGCGCGGCGGTGTGTACTTGGCGGCGTTGTTGAGGAGGTTGCCCACGGCCTGCGCGATACGTGTCGCATCGCCCATCAGCTCGATGTCCGGCGCCGGCAGCCGCACGGTCAGCTCGTGGCCGCGCGCCTCCATCGCGGGGCGGCTGATCTCCACCGCGCTTTCCAGCGCGCCGGAGAGGCGGATGCGGCCCGGCTCCAGCCGGATCTTGCCGCTGTTGATGCGCGAGATGTCCAGCAGGTCGTCGATGAGGCGGATCATGTGCGCGAGCTGCCGCTCCATGGTGTCGCGCGCGCGCTGCGACGCCGGGCCGTTGGCGGTGTCCTTCTTGAGGATTTCCAGGCCCGTGCGGATCGGGGCGAGCGGGTTGCGCAGCTCATGCGCGAGCGTGGCGATGAATTCGTCCTTCGCGCGGTTGGACTCCTGCAGCACCTGCTCGGCCATCTTGCGTTCGGTCACGTCGATCACCGAGCCCGCCATGCGGAAGGCCTTGCCCATCGCGTTGCGCTGCGCCATGCCGGTGACGAGGAACCAGCGCCATTCCCCCGATTTCAGCCGCAGCCTGCACTCGAACTGGTAGGGCGCGTCGTGCGCGATGTGGTCGCGCAGGGCGCTGCGGATGCGCGGCACGTCGTCCGCATGCATGATGTTCACGAGCGAGCTGGGCAGGTCGGGGAACTCCTGCGCGTCGTAGCCGAGCAGCGCCTTGAAACGCGGGGAATAGAACATGGTGTCGGCCACCATGTCCCAGTCCCAGAGGCCCGCGCTCGAGCCGCGCACCGCGAGCTGGTAGCGCTCGTCGCTCTGCTGCAGCGCCTCGTTCGCCTGCTGCAGCGTCTGCGCGCGCAGCGCGAGTTCGTCGAGCATCGCGTTGAACACGCCGGCCAGCTCGCCGATCTCGTCGTCGTCCTCGATCGGCGCGCGCGCGGCGAGGCTTTCCCCGTGGCGGATCTGCCGCGCGACTTCGCTGATGGCCAGCAGCGGGCCGGTCAATGCGGCCTGCAGGCGGTTGGAGAGCAGGAGCGCCGCGACCAGGCTGCCCGTGAGCACCATGGCCAGCACGCCGAGGTAGTCGAAGGCGCGGTCCAGCAGCTCGTGGCGGGCCTGCAGGTACATCATGCCCACGGGCTCCTTGCCCATGAGCACGGGCCGCCACACGCTGACCCATTGCGAATCGAAGCTCACGCCGGGCGTGCCGGCCACGGACGGCACGGCGACCCCCTCGGCGGCCGTGTCGACATAAGACGCGAAAAGCTTGCCCTTCGCGCCGTAGAGCGCGGCGGCGGCGAGGTTGGGCTTCAGGCGCAGCACGCGAAGGTTTTCCGCGGCGACGCGGGGGTCGTCGAAGGAGAGCGCGGGCCCGTTGACGAGGCCCATGATGTCG is a window of Caenimonas aquaedulcis DNA encoding:
- a CDS encoding ATP-binding protein; the protein is MKLPAVRSIRQKLNFILLATTLAALLIAGIALVLFDLRSELRSIENDLVTQADIMGLVNGPALSFDDPRVAAENLRVLRLKPNLAAAALYGAKGKLFASYVDTAAEGVAVPSVAGTPGVSFDSQWVSVWRPVLMGKEPVGMMYLQARHELLDRAFDYLGVLAMVLTGSLVAALLLSNRLQAALTGPLLAISEVARQIRHGESLAARAPIEDDDEIGELAGVFNAMLDELALRAQTLQQANEALQQSDERYQLAVRGSSAGLWDWDMVADTMFYSPRFKALLGYDAQEFPDLPSSLVNIMHADDVPRIRSALRDHIAHDAPYQFECRLRLKSGEWRWFLVTGMAQRNAMGKAFRMAGSVIDVTERKMAEQVLQESNRAKDEFIATLAHELRNPLAPIRTGLEILKKDTANGPASQRARDTMERQLAHMIRLIDDLLDISRINSGKIRLEPGRIRLSGALESAVEISRPAMEARGHELTVRLPAPDIELMGDATRIAQAVGNLLNNAAKYTPPRGHVKLEARQEGGAAVIEVSDDGVGIPPEMLETVFSLFTQVGRTLDRAQGGLGIGLYLVRSLVELHRGTVTAHSDGPGQGSRFTIRIPCLLRAAPVAEPQEPVAAAPAGGMKVLVVDDNEDAAETLATVLEMTGRSTKTVFTGEDVQAAAEAFRPDVVLLDIGLPGISGYQVARQLRADPRFARTVLIAVTGWGSADDRRRSAEAGFDEHLTKPIDLAALEPLLAKLSSAPSA